Genomic DNA from Coleofasciculaceae cyanobacterium:
CTTCAGACTTAAACCCTGTGGCTGTGGTGACGATGAAGGCTGCAATGGAATATCCTCTCAAGTTTGGGGCGGATTTACAGCAGGATATTGATAAATGGGTGAAGTTTGTTGGGGATGAGGCAGAGAAAAGATTAGCCGAGTTTTTTCCTTCACAACCAGTAGGGGCGATTCGTGAATCGTCCGTACAGAATTATCTTTGGGCGCATACGGTTGTTTGTCCTCATTGTGAGTCAGTTGTGCCTCTAAGTCCTAATTGGTGGTTAAGTAAAACTAGCAACTATGCAGGGAAAGGACAAGAAAGAAAAGTTACGAGTGATTGGTATGCTGTAAAACCGATTCCTAATCCTAAAGAAAAGCGAGTTGATTTTGAATTGGTTAGAGGAAGCAAGGGTAAAAATACAACAATTGAAACTGATGAAGGTGAATACGATCCTGATACCACCACAACTATCAGTAGAGGTGTTGGTAAATGTCCGAATTGTACCAGCGTAATTGAAGACGATGTAATTAAATCACAGGCAAAATCATCTGGTTTGGGTCATCAGTTATATGCAGTTGCCTATAAGGAAGGAAAAGGCGGTTTACAGTTTAGAATTCCTACGGATTTAGATTTAGATGGTGTTGCTAAAGCTGAAGCATATATCAAAGAAAAATTAGAATCTTTTGAAATTAGTAATATTGTTCCTGATGTAGAAATATACTCAGGTGCAAAGACAGATGAATTAATTAGATATGGGATTGATAGATGGGATAAATTATTTAACCCGCGTCAGCTTTTGACTCTTGTTACCTATGTAGAAATCATTAACGAGGCAAAATCCAAGCTACAGATAGAATACGAACCAGAAAAGGTAGAAGCGATCGCAACTTATTTAGCTTTGGTTTTAGACAGGTGTGTTGATTATAACTCACGTCTCTCAGGATGGAATGCTGGTAGATCGGGAGGAGATAGAGCTTCTAAACTACACTCGCTAAATTTAAACTGGAGTTATCCAGAGTATAGCGGAGCAAAAATTATATGGCTATTTTGCGCTGAATCTATTTCTGAAAAATATAAAGGGCTTTGCTTATATGTAAGCAAAACATCTCAATTAACAACTATCCCAGGATTAGAAAGAAGTACAAAGAAAGAAGAAAATAAACTTCATACTTCAAACCTCATACTTCAAACTTCTTCCGCCGACAGCCTCTATCACATCCTTGATCGCTCTGTAGACGCAATTGTCACCGATCCTCCGTACTACTCCACCATTCAATACGCCGAACTTTCCGACTTCTTCTATGTCTGGCAAAAACGCACGTTAGGGGATATCTTCCCCGATTTATTTTGGTCGGAACTTACCGACAAAGATCGCCAAGCAGTCGCCAATCCTTCCCGCTTCCGCAACATGGGTGCATCCCCAGAAGAACTAGCCAAACAAGACTACGAAGCAAAAATGGCACTCGTCTTTAGTGAATATTATCGTGTCTTACGAGACGACGGCGTAATGACAGTGCAGTTTAACCATAAAGAATCTGGTGCGTGGGATGTACTGGCAAAATCCCTAATTGATGCTGGCTTTGAGATTACTGCATCTTGGTCGGTTAGTACCGAAAACCCCCAGAATCTTCACCAAGCTAAGAAAAACTCTGTTTCTAGTACCGTGCTGTTAGTCTGTCGCAAACGCGATCCTGATGCCGAACAAGCCTGGTGGGATGACTTGCGCCCCGAAGTTACCAACTTAGTCGAACAACGTGCCCCCGAATTTGAAGAGAATGAGATTACAGGTATCGACTTGTACCTGAGTGCTTTTGGTTCAGCCCTGAATGTCTTCTCTCGTTCCTATCCCATCCTAGACAGTAGCGGGGAATCAGTACGCCCCGAAGTTGCTTTCGCCGAAGCCAGAAAAGCCATAGCTAACTATCGTTTCCGCAAGCTGGTACAAACCGACACCGCAGGTTTCGATCCTCTCACTCAATGGTATCTCCTCGCTTGGGATGCCTTCAAAGCCCGTGAATTCCCCTTCGATGAAGCCAGACAGTTAGCCTTAGCCGTTGGTGGTTTCGACGTGAACGATTTAGCTAAAGTCTATAAGCTGCTTGCTTCTAAAAGTGGTAGCTGTACCATTCTCACTCCCAAACAAAGACATAAAAAACGCGCTTTTTCTGCCAATGCCGATAACTTTTCCAATCTGTATTTAGTCGATGCCCTTCATGCCATTATCGCCATTTACCAAGAAGAACAAAACCCCCAACTAGTTAGAAACTTTATGCAAAAAACGGGGTTAAATAACAACGATATGTTGATGAAAACCTTGGAAATTGCTTTTAAAGTAATGCCCACTAAAACCGAAGAACACAAAACCCTAACTTCACTGTGGCTGTCAATGGATGAGATAAAAGCCAAGGTTGTGATGGAACAGAAGAAACTATTTTAGTTTTTTAAAAACATTAAAAATAGCCATGTCTACAAAATCAAAATTCGTAGCCAATTATAACGTTTATCTCGATCTAGAAGAAGATAATGTTCTTATCTGCGATCGCTATAGAAAACATAATCTTGTACTTGGCAAGCCTACAGAAAAAGGTATTAAAAGAAATAGAGATGTAACAGAGGAACAATCTAGAGCCATTAGTCTATGCTATTCGATAGCAGAACGACATTTTAGTAGCATCGATTGCCATAGTATAGATCGAACTACAGCGAAGCTAACCAAAGATGAATTATGGCTCGAACTCAACAATAGGGAAGTTAGACTGTATCCTTTGATAGGCGATAAATATCTAACTATTGGTTGGGTTTCA
This window encodes:
- a CDS encoding DNA methylase; translated protein: MASLLPADISMEEFEYLLGLHPEKDGILIDKKEPIKLYKTPPSSKVINKLEEYCEKVWGKRKPVVLDAFAGGGSIPFEAARYGLNVLASDLNPVAVVTMKAAMEYPLKFGADLQQDIDKWVKFVGDEAEKRLAEFFPSQPVGAIRESSVQNYLWAHTVVCPHCESVVPLSPNWWLSKTSNYAGKGQERKVTSDWYAVKPIPNPKEKRVDFELVRGSKGKNTTIETDEGEYDPDTTTTISRGVGKCPNCTSVIEDDVIKSQAKSSGLGHQLYAVAYKEGKGGLQFRIPTDLDLDGVAKAEAYIKEKLESFEISNIVPDVEIYSGAKTDELIRYGIDRWDKLFNPRQLLTLVTYVEIINEAKSKLQIEYEPEKVEAIATYLALVLDRCVDYNSRLSGWNAGRSGGDRASKLHSLNLNWSYPEYSGAKIIWLFCAESISEKYKGLCLYVSKTSQLTTIPGLERSTKKEENKLHTSNLILQTSSADSLYHILDRSVDAIVTDPPYYSTIQYAELSDFFYVWQKRTLGDIFPDLFWSELTDKDRQAVANPSRFRNMGASPEELAKQDYEAKMALVFSEYYRVLRDDGVMTVQFNHKESGAWDVLAKSLIDAGFEITASWSVSTENPQNLHQAKKNSVSSTVLLVCRKRDPDAEQAWWDDLRPEVTNLVEQRAPEFEENEITGIDLYLSAFGSALNVFSRSYPILDSSGESVRPEVAFAEARKAIANYRFRKLVQTDTAGFDPLTQWYLLAWDAFKAREFPFDEARQLALAVGGFDVNDLAKVYKLLASKSGSCTILTPKQRHKKRAFSANADNFSNLYLVDALHAIIAIYQEEQNPQLVRNFMQKTGLNNNDMLMKTLEIAFKVMPTKTEEHKTLTSLWLSMDEIKAKVVMEQKKLF